One genomic window of Elusimicrobiota bacterium includes the following:
- a CDS encoding response regulator transcription factor, with product MPEPKSDKKIRVLICDDQTLFREGLRDVLDGEKGIEIIGEAANGHEAVAMAKKLQPDVVLMDIRLPELDGISATRVVRKDCPKTNVVILSSYEDEAHVLEAIQAGANGYLSKMLPARELVNAIKTFSQEGVLIPQPIMGKLMEGIRKISSAQLEASLINLTKTELAILAMVGRGFSNDEISKRLESSVKTVKNHLNRIFQKLNVKNRTEAVLKGIDLGLITPETEDRNP from the coding sequence ATGCCCGAGCCAAAGTCCGACAAAAAAATCCGCGTGCTGATTTGCGACGATCAAACTCTTTTTCGCGAGGGCTTGAGGGACGTTTTGGACGGGGAGAAGGGCATTGAAATCATCGGCGAAGCGGCCAACGGCCATGAAGCCGTGGCCATGGCCAAAAAGCTTCAGCCCGACGTTGTCTTAATGGACATTCGTTTGCCGGAACTTGACGGCATTTCGGCGACCCGCGTCGTCAGGAAAGACTGCCCTAAGACCAATGTCGTCATCCTCTCCTCTTATGAGGACGAGGCCCATGTGTTGGAAGCCATCCAAGCCGGCGCCAACGGCTACTTGTCCAAAATGCTGCCGGCCAGGGAATTGGTCAATGCGATCAAGACCTTCTCCCAGGAGGGCGTGCTCATCCCTCAACCCATTATGGGCAAACTGATGGAGGGCATCCGTAAAATTTCATCCGCTCAGCTCGAGGCTTCGCTCATCAATCTCACTAAAACCGAGCTGGCGATCTTGGCCATGGTGGGCCGAGGGTTCTCCAATGACGAGATTTCCAAAAGGCTCGAATCCTCGGTTAAAACCGTCAAGAACCATTTAAACCGTATCTTCCAGAAGCTCAATGTCAAAAACCGCACCGAAGCGGTGTTAAAGGGCATTGATCTTGGCCTCATCACGCCCGAAACCGAAGACCGCAACCCTTAA
- a CDS encoding response regulator yields MSANGIKVLIIDDDSKHRESLGDVVDSFGYAVDSAGNFDDAKAKIQTAGPFQLVLLDYMFGPNQKTGLDALGELRTLLPVDQVPILLMTGYASLEVAVRALRQGLSDFLIKPIDPIYLKHTLEKNLEKSRLIQENQRLFKELQVKNDELARLSDLKSKFLSFCAHDLSNTVSSSTMASDLLLSEFSSVTAAPQVKRLLELLADSLSQTQRLIGDLVDWSSIEKGKFHIDQVKTTVAELMKAPVFIFLAEKAKNKGVSVKIDWQADKALEFTADAKRLIQVVTNLLENGLRYTPSGGTLGFRLERKPDGMLAFEVSDSGEGIDPEDLPHLFESFYQGKDPKKQRGRLGLGLSIAKEIIEGHGGTIEARSEGHGKGTSFSFKIPLA; encoded by the coding sequence ATGAGCGCCAATGGAATAAAGGTTTTGATTATCGACGACGACTCCAAACACCGGGAGTCCTTAGGCGACGTGGTGGACAGTTTTGGTTATGCGGTCGACTCCGCCGGCAATTTCGACGATGCCAAGGCCAAAATTCAGACCGCCGGCCCTTTCCAACTGGTGCTCTTGGATTATATGTTCGGTCCCAATCAGAAGACCGGTTTGGATGCTTTGGGCGAATTGCGTACGCTGTTGCCGGTCGATCAGGTGCCGATTTTGCTTATGACCGGGTATGCGTCCCTTGAGGTCGCGGTTCGGGCCTTGCGCCAGGGCCTTTCCGACTTTTTGATCAAACCCATCGATCCTATTTATTTGAAGCATACGCTTGAGAAAAATTTGGAAAAGTCGCGTCTGATTCAGGAGAACCAGCGCTTGTTCAAAGAGCTTCAGGTCAAAAACGATGAGCTGGCGCGGCTCAGCGACTTGAAAAGCAAATTCCTTTCTTTTTGCGCGCACGATTTGTCGAACACCGTTTCTTCATCCACCATGGCCAGCGATCTTCTCTTAAGCGAGTTTTCTTCGGTTACGGCCGCTCCTCAGGTCAAGCGTCTCCTTGAGCTTCTGGCCGATTCCCTGTCGCAAACTCAGCGCCTGATCGGCGATTTGGTGGACTGGTCTTCCATCGAGAAGGGAAAATTCCATATCGATCAAGTTAAAACTACGGTCGCCGAGTTGATGAAAGCGCCGGTGTTTATTTTCCTTGCTGAGAAGGCGAAAAATAAAGGGGTGTCGGTTAAAATTGATTGGCAAGCGGACAAGGCTTTGGAATTTACGGCCGACGCCAAGCGCCTCATCCAGGTCGTCACCAATCTTTTGGAAAACGGCCTCAGGTACACGCCTTCGGGCGGCACGCTGGGTTTCCGGCTTGAACGCAAGCCCGACGGGATGCTGGCTTTCGAGGTGTCCGATTCAGGCGAAGGCATCGATCCTGAGGATTTGCCTCATCTTTTTGAGAGTTTTTACCAGGGGAAAGACCCAAAAAAGCAACGGGGGCGCCTGGGCTTGGGTTTGTCCATCGCCAAAGAGATCATCGAGGGCCACGGCGGAACCATCGAAGCCCGATCCGAAGGGCATGGTAAAGGCACCTCTTTTTCATTTAAAATACCTTTGGCCTAG
- a CDS encoding HAMP domain-containing protein, producing the protein MIGLIQMRIVQGALEKDFEEVKSRLAERTAKSATDFIKSVTGLLATIGELDEISSFKKDDYIGVVRRVLESHPVIAELDIFDAKGRWVYGMERVPGSIPSEERPAELLPYVQETLQQLNHFRGNIVRVSGYPGVELLVPIRRRSDRVIIGYLRSIVSLLALSESLAETRIGKTMELFIVDYKNRLIAHSNYKEMFRQGGPGVIDPVLTDMVGKMGAYQNWTGRLELKDKRDIVIALHKIEDQPWIAGSLQERWEAFVVMIEMRQKLAEVIIAGTVALLFFALLFASRISSPVRSLTRAVRQIVASDFTQPVTEPLPKPANEIGELAQAFETMSRVLANRTQELMRVQDELKRFNVELEARVDARTKELKATQEELIKQERLAAIGQMASVVGHELRNPLSVINNSIYVIKSRMGVEAQVASSAEGAAAGAAPGMDSKIVRHVSIIEGELQVANQIISEILTFARTREIQPRDVELHEFLEEVLNRLQIPEKISLERLYAQQPISLKMDPDEVRQVVRNLIGNAFDAMPNGGRLTVGTQTREGYAVLSISDTGTGISPENVAKIFTPFFTTKSKGTGLGLSVVKKVMDRHNAEVSVDSAIGKGTTFHMKFPVG; encoded by the coding sequence ATGATCGGATTGATACAAATGCGCATCGTGCAGGGAGCGCTGGAGAAAGATTTCGAAGAGGTCAAATCCCGTTTGGCCGAACGAACGGCAAAAAGCGCCACGGATTTCATCAAAAGCGTCACCGGCCTCTTGGCCACGATCGGGGAACTTGACGAAATTTCAAGTTTTAAAAAAGACGATTATATCGGCGTGGTCCGGCGCGTCCTGGAGAGCCATCCGGTCATCGCGGAGCTGGATATTTTCGACGCCAAGGGCCGTTGGGTTTACGGCATGGAGCGCGTTCCCGGCTCGATTCCTTCGGAGGAGCGTCCGGCCGAGCTCCTGCCCTATGTGCAGGAAACTCTACAGCAATTGAATCACTTCCGGGGCAATATCGTGCGCGTTTCAGGGTACCCCGGCGTGGAACTTTTGGTGCCGATCCGGCGGCGCTCCGATCGCGTCATTATCGGGTATTTGCGCAGCATCGTCAGCTTGTTGGCTTTGTCGGAAAGCCTGGCTGAAACGAGAATCGGAAAGACCATGGAGTTGTTCATCGTCGACTACAAAAACAGGCTCATCGCGCATTCCAATTACAAAGAAATGTTCCGTCAAGGCGGCCCAGGCGTTATCGATCCGGTTTTAACCGACATGGTCGGTAAAATGGGCGCTTATCAGAACTGGACCGGGCGCTTGGAGCTTAAAGACAAGCGCGATATCGTGATCGCGCTGCATAAAATCGAGGACCAGCCCTGGATCGCGGGCAGTCTTCAGGAGCGCTGGGAAGCCTTCGTGGTCATGATCGAGATGAGGCAGAAGCTCGCCGAAGTGATTATCGCCGGAACCGTGGCCTTGCTGTTTTTTGCCCTCCTCTTTGCCAGCCGCATCAGCTCTCCGGTGCGTTCGCTTACGCGCGCGGTGCGTCAAATCGTGGCGTCGGATTTCACTCAGCCGGTCACGGAGCCGTTGCCCAAGCCCGCCAATGAAATCGGCGAATTGGCTCAGGCTTTTGAAACCATGAGCCGCGTGCTGGCGAACCGCACCCAGGAGCTGATGCGCGTTCAGGATGAGCTGAAACGCTTCAACGTGGAACTCGAGGCCCGGGTGGATGCCCGCACCAAGGAGTTGAAGGCGACTCAAGAGGAGTTGATCAAGCAGGAGCGCTTGGCCGCCATCGGGCAAATGGCTTCCGTGGTGGGCCATGAGCTGAGGAACCCTCTCTCCGTCATCAACAATTCCATTTATGTCATCAAGAGCCGCATGGGCGTGGAGGCGCAGGTGGCTTCTTCCGCCGAAGGGGCCGCAGCAGGAGCCGCGCCGGGCATGGATTCGAAAATTGTCCGCCATGTATCCATCATCGAAGGGGAGCTTCAGGTCGCCAATCAAATTATTTCCGAAATCTTGACCTTTGCCCGGACCCGCGAGATTCAGCCCAGAGACGTCGAGCTCCATGAGTTTTTGGAGGAAGTGTTAAACCGTTTGCAGATTCCGGAAAAAATTTCTTTGGAACGCCTCTACGCCCAGCAACCTATTTCATTGAAAATGGATCCCGATGAAGTCCGCCAGGTGGTGCGCAACTTAATCGGCAACGCTTTCGACGCCATGCCCAACGGCGGCCGGCTGACCGTGGGAACCCAGACGCGAGAAGGATATGCTGTTTTATCTATTTCGGACACGGGAACCGGCATTTCTCCGGAAAACGTGGCCAAGATTTTTACGCCTTTTTTCACCACGAAATCAAAAGGCACGGGGTTGGGCTTGTCCGTGGTCAAAAAAGTGATGGACAGGCACAACGCCGAGGTGTCGGTGGACAGCGCCATCGGCAAAGGCACGACGTTTCACATGAAGTTTCCCGTGGGGTAA